A single genomic interval of Variovorax sp. PMC12 harbors:
- a CDS encoding PrpF domain-containing protein, giving the protein MKEQISVPVTLMRGGTSKAVFLARRDVPADPQELQRFLLALFGSPDVRQIDGLGGADILTSKCAIIGPPSRPDADIDYTFVQIGIDQPSVSFEIVCGNISSATGVYALQERLIPVQEPATTVRVHNTNTGKILRMVVQCAYGEPRVEGDTEVDGVPAKGAEVALDYSGTSGATTGRLLPTGQARDSVYVSKLGREIPVSIVDVGTACVFIRAADLGVTGTELPGQLSSDIYEMAEEVRRWAADRCNLPASGTLTPYQILISEAQDYRTLGGDRIVKSSEIDLVARMVLHGGAMHKAFPGGGSVCLSVAAQIAGTIPAEARGSHAGPTRIRIGHPSGVIGIFASVARTAEDEWSVQEVHFTRTARRLFDGTAYVRRALLDVG; this is encoded by the coding sequence ATGAAAGAACAAATCAGCGTTCCAGTGACCTTGATGCGCGGCGGCACAAGCAAGGCTGTTTTTCTCGCACGGCGTGACGTGCCCGCAGATCCGCAGGAACTGCAGCGATTCCTTCTGGCTCTGTTCGGCAGCCCGGACGTGCGCCAGATCGACGGGCTTGGAGGCGCCGACATCCTCACGAGCAAATGCGCAATCATTGGGCCGCCGTCACGACCCGACGCAGACATCGACTACACCTTTGTGCAGATCGGGATCGATCAGCCCAGCGTGAGCTTCGAGATCGTCTGCGGCAACATTTCATCGGCCACCGGGGTCTACGCGCTGCAGGAGCGGCTGATTCCCGTGCAGGAGCCCGCCACCACCGTGCGAGTGCACAACACCAATACCGGCAAGATTCTGCGCATGGTGGTGCAATGTGCCTACGGCGAGCCGCGCGTGGAAGGCGACACCGAAGTGGATGGGGTGCCCGCCAAGGGCGCCGAGGTCGCGTTGGATTACTCGGGTACCAGCGGTGCCACGACGGGCCGATTGCTTCCCACCGGGCAGGCACGCGATTCGGTCTACGTCTCCAAACTTGGTCGCGAAATACCCGTTTCGATCGTCGACGTGGGAACGGCGTGTGTATTCATCCGCGCTGCGGATCTGGGCGTCACCGGCACGGAGCTTCCCGGCCAGCTCAGTTCTGATATCTACGAAATGGCCGAGGAAGTCAGACGATGGGCCGCCGATCGTTGCAACCTGCCGGCGTCAGGAACCCTCACGCCCTACCAGATCCTCATCAGCGAAGCTCAGGACTACCGCACCCTCGGCGGAGATCGAATCGTCAAGTCGTCGGAAATCGACTTGGTGGCGCGCATGGTTCTCCATGGTGGGGCGATGCACAAGGCATTTCCGGGCGGTGGCTCAGTCTGCCTTTCCGTGGCAGCACAGATCGCAGGGACGATTCCGGCGGAGGCGCGAGGCAGTCATGCCGGCCCGACGCGCATCCGCATTGGCCATCCGAGTGGTGTGATCGGAATTTTTGCGAGCGTCGCGCGCACTGCCGAAGACGAATGGTCGGTGCAAGAAGTTCACTTCACTCGAACCGCTCGGCGGCTGTTTGATGGGACCGCCTATGTGAGGCGTGCTCTCCTCGATGTTGGTTGA
- a CDS encoding Zn-ribbon domain-containing OB-fold protein, with amino-acid sequence MKIIKRTDSHFRDTPGGMVLVATQAGGQPPQFPPIEFVHHDQPIEEIELGPTGSLYSFTVVHPGKDKPAYALAMVDFESGVRAFGRLLFDGSPPAIESRVRVVPFALPDGTPDYAFQEQ; translated from the coding sequence TTGAAGATCATCAAGCGCACGGATTCGCACTTCCGTGACACCCCCGGCGGCATGGTGCTTGTGGCCACACAGGCAGGCGGTCAGCCCCCCCAGTTTCCGCCGATCGAGTTCGTCCACCACGACCAGCCGATCGAGGAAATCGAGCTCGGCCCGACCGGGTCCCTCTACAGCTTCACGGTGGTCCATCCCGGCAAGGACAAGCCCGCCTACGCACTCGCAATGGTCGACTTCGAGTCGGGCGTTCGAGCCTTCGGGCGGCTCTTGTTCGATGGAAGCCCGCCTGCGATCGAAAGCAGGGTGCGCGTGGTGCCCTTCGCATTGCCGGACGGCACACCCGACTACGCCTTCCAGGAGCAATGA
- a CDS encoding CaiB/BaiF CoA transferase family protein has product MLANSLEGLRVIDFTQVMAGPSCTQYLADLGADVVKVEAPSGDLSRALSPWVHGEGVAFLALNRNKRSIVLDLKQSAHRLVASRLVAEADVVVESFRPGVMTRFGLDYAEVSAENPRLIYCSVSAYGQQGTARDLPGVDGVLQAVSGLMSVTGAPGGQPCKVPVPVVDLVTGSFATISILAALALRQRTGSGQHVEASMFASAIALQHVSFASYFADGHVPGPQGNAAPYSTPNEALRCADGWIMVAAYHPARWLALCTAIGAPELASDPRFAENKNRLQHREALLRLLEARMLAHPRAFWLERFAAVDIICGPINDYAEVAQSAPFVEAALTENLLHPVAGALTLPRSVIGAVGERPRARRAAPTLGQHTREVLDELGMPPEDIEAIIAADSPLN; this is encoded by the coding sequence ATGCTTGCTAATTCTCTCGAGGGCCTGAGGGTCATCGACTTCACCCAGGTCATGGCGGGCCCGAGCTGCACCCAGTACCTGGCCGACCTGGGCGCCGACGTGGTGAAGGTCGAGGCACCCTCGGGCGATCTCTCGCGCGCACTCTCGCCCTGGGTCCATGGCGAAGGCGTGGCCTTTCTCGCGCTCAATCGGAACAAGCGCAGCATCGTTCTGGATCTCAAGCAGTCGGCGCACCGGCTGGTAGCGTCGCGTCTAGTCGCCGAAGCCGATGTCGTGGTCGAGAGCTTTCGCCCGGGTGTTATGACCCGGTTCGGTCTGGACTACGCCGAGGTATCTGCCGAGAACCCGCGGTTGATCTACTGTTCCGTCTCCGCGTACGGTCAGCAGGGGACCGCGAGGGACCTGCCCGGTGTGGACGGCGTGCTTCAAGCCGTGAGCGGCCTCATGAGCGTCACCGGCGCGCCTGGCGGGCAGCCGTGCAAGGTGCCGGTGCCCGTCGTCGATCTTGTCACGGGTTCGTTCGCGACCATCTCGATCCTGGCCGCGCTCGCGCTGCGCCAACGCACGGGGTCGGGCCAGCACGTGGAGGCAAGCATGTTTGCCAGTGCTATCGCACTGCAGCATGTGAGTTTCGCGTCCTATTTCGCCGACGGCCATGTGCCCGGCCCGCAGGGAAACGCCGCGCCTTACTCGACGCCCAACGAGGCCTTGCGTTGCGCCGACGGGTGGATCATGGTGGCGGCCTATCACCCCGCACGATGGCTGGCGCTGTGCACGGCCATCGGTGCACCTGAGCTCGCATCGGACCCTCGCTTCGCCGAGAACAAGAATCGGCTGCAGCACCGCGAGGCGCTGCTGCGCCTGCTCGAAGCACGCATGCTCGCGCACCCGCGTGCCTTCTGGCTCGAGCGGTTCGCGGCCGTGGACATCATCTGCGGGCCGATCAACGACTATGCCGAGGTCGCGCAGTCCGCACCCTTCGTCGAAGCGGCGCTCACCGAGAACCTGCTGCACCCGGTCGCAGGTGCGTTGACGCTGCCGCGTAGCGTCATCGGTGCAGTGGGTGAGCGGCCTAGAGCGCGACGGGCCGCTCCGACGCTTGGACAGCATACGCGCGAGGTGCTAGACGAGCTGGGCATGCCACCAGAAGACATCGAGGCGATCATCGCCGCTGACTCTCCATTGAACTGA
- a CDS encoding Bug family tripartite tricarboxylate transporter substrate binding protein codes for MNKPSTAWRYSLALIVAAAFGAPSAIAQSASQPPARILVGFSPGGTLDVVTRALADQLHEPLNRTVMVENKPGAGGKIAIDALRAAPADGSVAMLCPDFLQSIYPFVFNKLNYAAQRDILPASTVVEFPMALAVPASSPVKTFAEYAQWVRTHPEHANFGHAASGGPTHFLGLQIAKVIGTPLQDVPFQGAAPMIVNLVGANVAAGSSTVGDFAQHHNAGKLRVLAVTSAQRSALLPDVPTFGELGRKELTSVGVLAVCLPPGTPAAVVSEWSTAIRKAVATEQFARKIRTLGFVETGSSPAEARARFGEMRAFWEPVVKASGFKAD; via the coding sequence TTGAACAAACCAAGTACCGCCTGGCGCTACAGCCTCGCACTCATCGTTGCCGCGGCTTTCGGCGCGCCGTCTGCCATCGCGCAGTCGGCCAGCCAACCGCCCGCCAGGATTCTGGTGGGCTTCTCGCCTGGCGGGACACTCGATGTCGTCACACGGGCGCTTGCGGATCAGCTGCATGAGCCGCTCAACCGCACCGTCATGGTGGAGAACAAGCCCGGCGCCGGCGGAAAGATCGCGATCGATGCGCTGCGTGCGGCCCCGGCCGACGGAAGCGTGGCCATGTTGTGTCCTGACTTCCTGCAATCGATCTATCCATTCGTCTTCAACAAGCTCAACTACGCTGCGCAGCGGGATATCCTGCCGGCGTCGACGGTGGTCGAGTTTCCGATGGCGCTGGCTGTACCAGCGTCCTCGCCCGTCAAGACCTTTGCTGAATATGCCCAATGGGTGCGCACTCATCCTGAGCATGCCAACTTCGGCCATGCCGCATCGGGAGGCCCGACCCATTTCTTGGGTTTGCAGATCGCCAAAGTCATCGGGACCCCCCTACAGGACGTGCCGTTTCAGGGCGCTGCGCCGATGATCGTGAACCTCGTAGGCGCCAATGTCGCAGCGGGAAGTTCAACTGTCGGAGACTTCGCACAGCACCACAACGCCGGCAAGCTTCGCGTGCTGGCGGTGACCTCTGCGCAACGCTCTGCGCTTCTGCCTGATGTTCCTACGTTCGGCGAGCTGGGCCGAAAGGAGCTCACCTCAGTTGGCGTATTGGCCGTATGCCTGCCTCCTGGAACGCCTGCCGCCGTTGTCTCCGAATGGAGCACTGCGATCCGAAAAGCCGTTGCAACCGAGCAGTTCGCCCGCAAGATCCGCACGCTCGGCTTTGTGGAGACGGGAAGTTCGCCGGCTGAGGCCCGAGCCAGGTTCGGCGAGATGCGTGCCTTCTGGGAGCCCGTAGTCAAAGCTTCGGGATTCAAAGCGGACTAG
- a CDS encoding SDR family oxidoreductase encodes MMTQDLFSLRGRTALVTGGSRGIGRMIAEGFLAQGARVYISARKAAACDLSASELSKNGHCVSLPYDVSTVNGCQALAAAYAQHETTLDILVNNAGAAWGEDFDAFPETGWDKVVDLNLKTPFFLTKALSGPLRAAAKERVGKIINIASTDGIGLNPQENYSYVASKAGLIHLTRRMALRLAQDNIAVSAIAPGAFPSEMNRNARDRGDELSEHIPARRIGTSEDIAGAAIFLASRAGDYVMGSTLVVDGGVTHARAYR; translated from the coding sequence ATGATGACGCAAGATCTTTTTTCTTTGCGAGGCCGCACGGCTCTCGTCACCGGTGGCTCACGGGGTATCGGTCGCATGATCGCCGAGGGATTCCTGGCGCAAGGTGCACGTGTCTACATCAGCGCGCGCAAGGCTGCGGCATGCGATCTCTCGGCTTCGGAACTCTCGAAGAACGGCCATTGCGTCTCGCTGCCGTACGACGTGTCGACAGTCAACGGCTGCCAGGCGCTGGCCGCCGCCTACGCGCAGCATGAAACCACTTTGGACATCCTGGTCAACAACGCCGGCGCCGCTTGGGGAGAAGACTTCGATGCCTTTCCCGAAACCGGTTGGGACAAGGTGGTCGATCTCAATCTGAAGACGCCCTTCTTCTTGACGAAGGCGCTGTCCGGGCCGCTGCGCGCCGCGGCCAAGGAGCGTGTTGGGAAGATCATCAACATCGCCTCCACCGATGGCATCGGGCTCAACCCTCAGGAAAATTACTCCTACGTCGCCAGCAAGGCGGGCTTGATCCACTTGACGCGGCGCATGGCGCTGCGCCTGGCGCAGGACAACATCGCGGTCAGCGCCATTGCGCCGGGCGCGTTTCCATCCGAGATGAACCGCAACGCGCGCGACCGCGGCGACGAGCTGTCCGAACACATACCCGCCAGACGCATTGGCACTTCAGAGGACATCGCCGGCGCGGCGATCTTCCTGGCGTCGCGTGCAGGCGACTATGTGATGGGCTCGACCCTGGTGGTGGACGGTGGCGTGACCCACGCCCGAGCCTACAGGTAA
- a CDS encoding SDR family NAD(P)-dependent oxidoreductase encodes MNQTNSTTPASLQGLVAVVTGGAKGIGLGIARELAQGGCRIALWDFDDEALQAAKSSLASEGADVQTFKVDVSSVEQVESTVAQLLASHQRIDILVNNAGIGGDKLVSKMDLAFWSRVIEVNLHSQFICSKAVLAQMAENRFGRIINIGSRAWLGNRGQAAYSASKGAVVSLTRSLALEYARKGVTVNAIAPGIVETPLFETLTEEVRQSLHKTVPMERIGQPEDIARAVRFFAEPGSSYVTGQLLYVCGGRSLSSPSV; translated from the coding sequence ATGAACCAGACAAACTCAACCACGCCTGCCTCTTTGCAGGGCCTCGTTGCCGTCGTGACCGGAGGGGCGAAGGGCATCGGCCTTGGCATCGCCCGCGAGCTTGCGCAGGGCGGCTGTCGCATCGCGCTGTGGGACTTCGACGACGAAGCCCTGCAAGCGGCCAAGAGCAGCCTTGCGAGCGAGGGTGCCGATGTGCAGACCTTCAAGGTCGACGTGAGCTCCGTGGAACAGGTGGAGTCGACCGTGGCCCAACTGCTCGCATCCCATCAGCGCATCGACATCCTTGTCAACAATGCCGGCATCGGTGGAGACAAGCTCGTTTCCAAGATGGACTTGGCCTTCTGGAGCCGCGTGATCGAGGTCAACCTCCACTCGCAATTCATCTGCTCGAAGGCCGTCCTGGCGCAGATGGCGGAGAACCGGTTCGGACGCATCATCAATATCGGCTCGCGTGCCTGGCTGGGCAATCGTGGCCAGGCGGCTTATTCCGCTTCCAAAGGCGCCGTGGTAAGCCTGACCCGCTCGCTGGCACTCGAATATGCGCGCAAGGGTGTCACCGTGAATGCCATTGCGCCGGGCATCGTCGAAACGCCGCTGTTCGAGACTCTCACCGAGGAGGTGCGGCAGAGTCTCCACAAGACTGTGCCGATGGAGCGCATCGGTCAGCCTGAAGACATCGCTCGCGCTGTCCGGTTTTTCGCGGAGCCCGGTTCCAGCTACGTCACCGGCCAGCTTCTCTATGTCTGCGGCGGCCGCAGCTTGAGCAGCCCGTCTGTTTGA
- a CDS encoding oxidoreductase yields the protein MSAPSDSSIAVVGPGAIGTAVAVALHEVGRTPLLCGRTLRERLTLEDGDRLVTVPGPVRVDPAQIGHTVDLVLLAVKTTQIEAAGAWLAALCGQDTVVCVLQNGVEQVERVARQASHGKIVPAVVWFPAQAQPDGSVRLRGEMRLSLPDTSDARVVAEMLQDTRCGVEVSASFHALAWRKLLQNAVAGLMALTHRRSGMFGRSDIAELALAYLRECLAVARAEGAQLGDEVPREILDKFQASPADMGTSILTDREAGRPLEWDVRNDVIARRGRARGIPTPISDILVPLLAAASDGPG from the coding sequence ATGAGTGCACCGAGCGATTCATCCATCGCCGTTGTGGGTCCGGGGGCCATCGGCACCGCCGTCGCGGTGGCCCTGCACGAAGTCGGTCGCACGCCGTTGCTATGCGGCCGCACACTCCGCGAGCGCCTGACGTTGGAAGATGGCGATCGCCTCGTGACGGTCCCCGGCCCGGTCCGGGTAGATCCCGCACAGATCGGGCACACCGTCGACCTCGTGCTTCTCGCGGTCAAGACGACACAGATCGAGGCCGCCGGCGCATGGCTCGCCGCGTTGTGCGGCCAGGACACGGTGGTGTGCGTACTGCAAAACGGCGTGGAGCAAGTGGAGCGCGTCGCCCGCCAGGCCTCGCACGGGAAAATCGTTCCCGCGGTCGTGTGGTTCCCTGCACAGGCGCAACCCGATGGCTCGGTGCGTCTGCGTGGGGAGATGCGCCTCAGCCTGCCGGACACGTCGGACGCCCGCGTGGTGGCCGAGATGCTGCAAGACACCCGGTGCGGCGTCGAAGTGTCGGCGAGCTTCCACGCGCTGGCTTGGCGCAAGCTGCTGCAGAACGCGGTGGCCGGACTCATGGCGCTCACGCACCGGCGCTCCGGCATGTTCGGCCGCTCCGACATCGCCGAGCTGGCCCTCGCCTATCTCCGGGAATGCCTGGCCGTGGCCCGCGCCGAAGGCGCGCAACTCGGTGACGAGGTGCCGCGGGAAATCCTCGACAAGTTCCAGGCATCTCCCGCAGACATGGGCACCTCCATCCTCACGGATCGCGAGGCCGGCCGGCCGCTGGAATGGGATGTGCGCAACGATGTCATCGCGCGTCGCGGCCGCGCTCGTGGCATCCCGACGCCGATCAGCGACATCCTTGTGCCGCTCCTCGCGGCCGCGAGCGACGGCCCTGGCTAA
- a CDS encoding thiolase family protein — MKQPLITGVGITDFGRFPELTEEAMVQSAILGALEDAGTRLSEVQAFYCGNALGAMLPGQRALRELHAHGGAVYNVDNACSSGATALNLALQALKVGQYDTVLVFGMDHLSALGGGPLQLSQQDWNNRRGMIMPALYAMRARRYMHDHGLKVETLADISVKNRKHGVLNPIAKFAKLATREEILASRPVAEPLTLLQCCPAVVDGAAALVLSTKPSQGVAKPVQVLASVVQSGLFETTPVDMTEAEITARAARLAYEQAGVGPQDLSLLEVHDAFTISELLYYEALGLCDRGDAAELLRSGATTLGGRVPVNPSGGLLAKGHPPGATGVAQIVEVCEQLQGRAGARQVQGARIGLTQVTGGGIWGVDHAACSIHILSL, encoded by the coding sequence ATGAAGCAACCACTGATCACCGGCGTGGGCATCACCGACTTCGGCCGCTTCCCGGAGCTCACCGAAGAGGCCATGGTCCAGTCGGCCATTCTTGGCGCCCTGGAGGATGCCGGCACGCGGCTTTCCGAGGTACAGGCGTTCTACTGCGGCAACGCGCTCGGCGCCATGTTGCCGGGGCAGCGGGCACTGCGTGAACTGCATGCGCATGGGGGCGCAGTCTACAACGTGGACAACGCCTGCTCCAGCGGCGCGACCGCACTGAATCTCGCATTGCAGGCGCTCAAGGTCGGGCAGTACGACACCGTCCTGGTGTTCGGCATGGACCATCTGAGCGCGCTCGGCGGCGGGCCGTTGCAGCTGAGCCAGCAAGACTGGAACAATCGACGGGGGATGATCATGCCTGCCCTGTACGCTATGCGCGCGCGTCGCTACATGCACGACCACGGCCTCAAGGTCGAGACGCTTGCGGACATTTCCGTGAAGAATCGCAAGCACGGCGTTCTCAATCCTATCGCCAAGTTCGCGAAGCTGGCCACCCGCGAGGAAATTCTTGCGTCCCGCCCTGTGGCCGAGCCGCTCACGCTGCTGCAGTGCTGTCCCGCCGTGGTCGATGGGGCAGCGGCCCTCGTGCTTAGCACCAAGCCCTCCCAGGGCGTTGCCAAGCCAGTTCAGGTCTTGGCGTCAGTGGTGCAGTCCGGCTTGTTCGAAACCACGCCCGTCGATATGACGGAGGCCGAGATCACGGCGCGTGCGGCCAGGCTGGCCTATGAGCAGGCCGGTGTGGGACCGCAGGACCTCAGCCTGCTGGAAGTGCACGACGCCTTCACCATCTCCGAATTGCTCTACTACGAAGCGCTGGGGCTTTGCGATCGCGGCGACGCGGCAGAGTTGCTGCGCAGCGGTGCGACGACTCTGGGCGGACGGGTCCCTGTCAATCCGAGCGGCGGCCTTCTTGCCAAGGGGCATCCGCCCGGCGCGACCGGCGTCGCACAGATCGTGGAGGTCTGCGAGCAGTTGCAAGGCCGTGCGGGCGCCCGGCAAGTGCAGGGGGCGCGCATCGGCCTCACGCAGGTGACTGGCGGCGGCATCTGGGGGGTGGATCACGCCGCCTGCTCCATCCATATTCTTTCGCTCTGA
- a CDS encoding enoyl-CoA hydratase/isomerase family protein translates to MPIVKTVQDGVAIITLNRPEAMNSIDPESNEQLLAIWDQVSSDEEVRVVVLTGAGERAFCTGADLKKTMPPADSAARQVFRAGTRHSNFGTLQTDKPVIAAINGYALGGGLELALLADIRICSDNAQFGLPEVRVGSIPGAGGTQRLIRAVGQSDAMWMLLTGERIDANEALRIGLVSKVVPLAALQETAINLARAMAANAPLAMTAAKRLAMTGRELPLAGGLELERQAFGVLRDSEDRLEGRRAFADKRAPVFRGR, encoded by the coding sequence ATGCCCATCGTCAAGACAGTCCAGGATGGCGTGGCCATCATCACCCTGAACCGGCCCGAAGCCATGAATTCCATCGACCCGGAATCCAACGAGCAGCTGCTCGCGATCTGGGACCAGGTCTCGAGCGACGAAGAAGTCCGCGTAGTCGTCCTGACCGGTGCGGGCGAGCGTGCGTTTTGCACAGGTGCAGACCTCAAGAAAACGATGCCGCCTGCCGACAGCGCAGCCCGGCAGGTCTTTCGCGCCGGCACCCGACATTCCAATTTCGGCACGCTGCAGACCGACAAGCCTGTCATCGCCGCGATCAACGGCTATGCCCTCGGCGGTGGCCTGGAACTGGCGTTGCTCGCGGACATCCGCATCTGTTCCGACAACGCGCAGTTCGGCTTGCCGGAAGTGCGCGTCGGCAGCATCCCAGGCGCCGGGGGCACGCAACGCCTGATCCGCGCGGTAGGCCAGTCGGATGCGATGTGGATGCTGCTCACGGGCGAACGCATTGATGCCAACGAAGCGTTGCGGATCGGCCTGGTCAGCAAGGTGGTTCCCCTTGCCGCGCTGCAGGAAACGGCGATCAACCTGGCGCGAGCAATGGCAGCCAATGCGCCATTGGCGATGACCGCCGCCAAGCGTCTGGCGATGACCGGACGGGAGCTGCCGCTTGCCGGTGGACTGGAACTGGAGCGACAGGCGTTTGGCGTGCTCAGGGACAGCGAGGACCGACTGGAGGGGCGCCGTGCGTTCGCCGACAAGCGTGCGCCGGTCTTCCGGGGTCGCTGA
- a CDS encoding AraC family transcriptional regulator has product MALRVDVAAQEREIPVHEHRSGQLVIALRGAVSCEVPGALWMVPPQAGVWIPGGTLHSNRGTANALIFFLFVEPGAAPLPASCCTFHISPMLSEMIQYLAALPPLYEAGGPTDRLAQVLLDQLCTMPTEAMFLPMPEDARLREISTAMMRDPSDRRTLTNWARELGMSDRTLNRLCTSLTGLSFGRWRRQLQMIVALRELSSGATVQQVAYDLGYESPSAFNTMFKKAFGKPPATYISDRFRVGG; this is encoded by the coding sequence ATGGCGCTGCGCGTCGATGTCGCGGCGCAGGAGCGGGAGATTCCCGTGCACGAGCACCGATCCGGCCAGCTTGTGATCGCACTGCGCGGTGCGGTCTCTTGCGAAGTGCCCGGCGCGCTGTGGATGGTCCCGCCCCAGGCGGGCGTGTGGATTCCGGGCGGTACGCTGCACAGCAACCGAGGAACGGCGAACGCGCTGATTTTTTTCCTCTTCGTCGAACCTGGCGCTGCCCCCTTGCCTGCGAGTTGCTGCACCTTTCACATCAGCCCGATGCTCAGCGAGATGATCCAGTACCTCGCAGCATTGCCGCCCCTCTACGAAGCAGGCGGGCCGACCGACCGATTGGCGCAGGTGCTGCTCGACCAACTTTGCACGATGCCCACGGAAGCAATGTTCCTGCCGATGCCCGAGGACGCAAGGCTCAGAGAGATATCAACGGCAATGATGCGCGATCCCTCCGATCGCAGGACCCTGACGAACTGGGCGCGTGAACTGGGCATGAGCGACCGGACGTTGAATCGACTGTGCACCTCGCTGACAGGCCTGAGTTTTGGCCGCTGGCGACGCCAGCTGCAGATGATCGTGGCGCTGCGCGAGCTGTCCAGTGGTGCGACCGTCCAGCAAGTCGCCTATGACCTGGGCTATGAGTCGCCCTCTGCCTTCAATACGATGTTCAAGAAGGCTTTTGGAAAGCCTCCTGCGACCTACATCAGCGACCGTTTCCGGGTCGGCGGATGA
- a CDS encoding MurR/RpiR family transcriptional regulator: MNDNGNGVSREARLVQWIGSIQARSGDLAASEAKVVELLLADPLFVGASTTAQVAARAGVSPPSVVRAARAIGFSGFTELKIEIARARGTAQFFAPPEVLAVGATTAAVLEASIRAGADALTALGGAIELAALDQAVSTIQRARQVIAFGAGPSATVAADAVFRLRAVGVTTIGIQDHLSAMIATRLLGPGDAVIAVSSTGRTSTTLAIADAASSAGASLIAVTNQYGTPLATLADVALVVGGAPLPAQMAAAGSRLAQLVVIDALVAALALRDPQRGRRAERAGIDLPDIG, encoded by the coding sequence ATGAATGATAATGGTAATGGAGTTTCAAGAGAAGCGCGATTGGTGCAGTGGATCGGAAGCATCCAGGCGCGCAGTGGCGACCTGGCCGCAAGCGAGGCCAAGGTGGTCGAGCTGCTGCTTGCTGATCCCTTGTTTGTCGGGGCGAGCACGACCGCCCAGGTGGCCGCCCGCGCCGGGGTCTCGCCGCCAAGCGTGGTCCGTGCCGCGCGTGCGATCGGGTTCAGCGGGTTCACCGAACTCAAGATCGAAATCGCTCGTGCACGCGGCACCGCGCAATTCTTCGCGCCCCCTGAGGTACTCGCGGTCGGTGCGACAACGGCCGCGGTGCTCGAGGCCTCGATCCGCGCAGGTGCCGACGCGCTGACCGCGCTCGGCGGTGCCATTGAACTGGCCGCGCTCGACCAAGCGGTGAGCACCATCCAGCGCGCGCGCCAGGTGATCGCATTCGGCGCCGGCCCGTCTGCGACGGTCGCCGCCGATGCGGTGTTCCGTTTGCGCGCGGTCGGCGTGACGACCATCGGTATCCAGGATCACCTGTCGGCGATGATCGCCACGCGCCTCCTCGGCCCCGGTGACGCCGTCATCGCCGTCAGTTCGACCGGACGCACGTCGACGACGCTGGCCATCGCCGACGCGGCGTCTTCTGCCGGCGCCTCGCTGATCGCCGTCACCAACCAATATGGCACGCCCCTGGCGACTCTCGCGGACGTCGCGCTGGTTGTCGGCGGCGCACCGCTGCCGGCCCAGATGGCTGCGGCTGGAAGTCGGTTGGCGCAGCTCGTGGTGATCGACGCACTGGTCGCGGCCCTCGCGTTGCGCGACCCGCAGCGCGGCCGCCGTGCGGAAAGGGCGGGCATCGACCTGCCCGATATCGGCTGA